A portion of the Chelmon rostratus isolate fCheRos1 chromosome 15, fCheRos1.pri, whole genome shotgun sequence genome contains these proteins:
- the mlh3 gene encoding DNA mismatch repair protein Mlh3 isoform X1: MNTMIKCLPKEVQGKLRSGIAIPSLQQCVEELILNSIDAEATCVGVRMDMEAFKVQVIDNGVGMSADDMECVGNRYYTSKCNSVEDLDNLSWYGFRGEALASVVSLATLVEISSRTRSSVKTHVKIYKGGKGMGVFEAETARPSAGTTVVICNFFHNMPVRRKRMDAVLEGERIRHRVEAISLMHPCVSFTLKNDCTGAMIVQLPKARDTYHRFVQIHSLGRAQKLGEISYTHGQFEVIGYIGREGHYNSSLQFLYVNNRLLLKTQIHKLLNFLLRRLSSSNQKNDSPELQSTIRTPKHKRSQELHGVYVINIKCSYLEYDICLEPSKTLIEFKDWDGILLCMEEAVKAFLSRENLVAALSQDDLDYVSPKLFGIHNTDQEGHNSGSGGPSATAAPTLDCCIGMKLASNSVHRKRKDYCLSENSVCQESGLMECKEGTEQLGQEKITANELEKIKGEGSDNKDRRDEPLGDPPRLEPASDNEITEEEGPTFSEAGESSQILCMSNSVRQLESEKVEFSKEIEIRLNNTSSTSNVTSLDSITQLIQPELDSTEQILLDCQAPGGHGQILQSNRKISLSDPYIHESLKTQDLSQINKSVNQVQILAQTCEDRSFASKRKISLDAGRQKLCTDFAPIIPPKIPKIVTCQKLSLCKELGSLEKFRRVYGKSDELKLPSEEKHQEDNTRLPQTQRFALNSQNLLVCEKDQQDGDVTEREETQAGLRSPPTLSVFTNLKPVPAPNRGKKSLATKLCHLKNHRTGDSEVFPHLSRTTSQDNTYLSGGNNGIQESNNDNHCESALNPEPVPGCSTSPQLTERQDGSASGDWLHLYDTSVGRTVYVNKVTGLSRYEDPPTEETQVCCTSDITNMAVSVFSEMGMEYRCYPFQVDQVLPFLPKSRTERVISSVLDYRDDSVESSNSLTSLYSKWNNPVFVRPPMVGVDISSGQADGLAVKVHNILFPYRFSKAMIRSMKVVHQVDKKFLACLINTRDEKPAALTETEGNLLVLVDQHAAHERVRLENLVADSYEDDPDAPGERRLCSSTILPPLVISVTEEELRLLRSCQPHLRSLGLEVKFSHAADPQVLVGKVPLCFMEKESNEVRRGRPSVIKPILEEYLREQIELLRSTGRVRGTLPLTVLKVLASLACHGAIKFNDSLSRDECYSLVASLSSCHLPFQCAHGRPSIAPLVDILHLDKDQKELQKPNLQKLRRMYKAWELYGNR, from the exons ATGAACACCATGATTAAGTGTTTGCCTAAAGAGGTTCAGGGGAAACTCCGCTCCGGTATTGCTATACCGTCACTTCAGCAGTGCGTAGAGGAGCTTATCCTGAACAGTATCGATGCCGAGGCGACCTGTGTGGGAGTCAGGATGGACATGGAGGCGTTCAAAGTTCAGGTGATCGACAACGGTGTTGGGATGAGCGCTGACGATATGGAGTGCGTGGGAAACCGATACTATACAAGCAAATGCAACTCTGTTGAAGATCTGGACAACCTCAGTTGGTATGGTTTCAGAGGGGAAGCCCTGGCAAGTGTAGTTTCTCTCGCCACACTTGTTGAAATCTCATCCCGGACCAGATCGTCAGTGAAAACTCATGTCAAAATCTACAAGGGTGGCAAAGGCATGGGTGTATTTGAGGCAGAGACTGCACGACCCTCTGCAGGGACAACTGTTGTCATTTGTAACTTCTTCCACAACATGCCAGTCCGGAGAAAAAGGATGGATGCTGTACTGGAGGGTGAGAGGATCAGACACAGAGTAGAGGCTATTTCTCTGATGCATCCCTGTGTATCTTTTACCCTGAAGAATGACTGCACTGGAGCCATGATTGTGCAGCTTCCTAAAGCCAGAGACACCTACCACAGGTTTGTTCAGATACACAGCCTCGGGCGAGCACAGAAACTTGGAGAAATCAGCTACACGCACGGACAGTTTGAAGTGATCGGTTATATTGGCAGAGAGGGCCACTACAACAGCAGCTTACAGTTCCTGTATGTAAATAACAGATTGCTactgaaaacacagatacacaagcTGCTGAACTTTCTCCTACGCAGACTGAGCAGTTCAAATCAGAAAAATGACAGTCCGGAGTTGCAATCTACCATCAGGACTCCAAAGCACAAACGAAGCCAAGAGCTGCATGGAGTATATGTCATCAATATCAAATGCTCTTACTTGGAGTATGACATATGTCTAGAGCCTTCCAAAACTCTGATAGAGTTCAAAGATTGGGATGGTATTTTGCTCTGTATGGAAGAGGCAGTGAAAGCTTTCCTCAGCAGGGAGAACTTGGTGGCTGCACTTTCTCAAGATGACTTGGACTATGTATCTCCCAAACTGTTTGGCATTCACAATACAGACCAAGAGGGGCACAACAGTGGCAGTGGTGGCCCTTCAGCTACCGCTGCTCCCACGCTAGATTGCTGTATTGGAATGAAACTGGCATCTAATTCTGTTCATCGTAAACGCAAAGATTACTGTTtaagtgaaaacagtgtttgcCAGGAGTCTGGTCTGATGGAGTGCAAAGAAGGGACTGAACAACTGGGACAGGAAAAGATAACTGCAAATGAGTTGGAGAAGATAAAAGGTGAAGGAAGTGATAACAAAGATCGTAGAGATGAGCCACTGGGTGATCCGCCAAGACTAGAACCTGCATCTGATAATGAAATTACTGAAGAAGAGGGGCCAACATTTAGTGAAGCTGGGGAAAGCTCTCAGATTTTATGTATGTCAAATTCAGTTCGACAACTAGAAAGTGAAAAAGTGGAATTTTCAAAAGAAATTGAGATAAGACTAAACAATACTTCCTCAACCAGCAATGTGACTTCACTAGACAGCATCACCCAACTTATTCAGCCTGAATTAGACAGTACTGAGCAAATATTACTGGACTGCCAGGCCCCAGGAGGGCATGGACAGATTTTACAGAGCAACAGAAAGATCAGTCTGTCTGATCCATATATTCATGAAAGTCTGAAGACTCAGGACTTGTCCCAAATCAACAAGTCAGTAAATCAGGTGCAAATTTTAGCACAGACATGCGAAGACAGATCCTTTGCATCAAAACGCAAAATCTCACTAGACGCAGGCCGTCAAAAACTATGCACAGACTTTGCTCCTATTATTCCCCCAAAGATTCCCAAGATTGTAACTTGTCAAAAATTGTCTTTATGTAAGGAGTTGGGATCTCTTGAGAAGTTTAGAAGAGTATATGGTAAATCTGATGAACTGAAATTACCCTCTGAAGAGAAACATCAAGAGGATAATACTAGACTCCCTCAGACGCAAAGATTTGCTTTGAATTCCCAGAATTTGTTGGTTTGCGAGAAAGATCAGCAAGATGGTGATGttacagaaagagaagagacacaGGCCGGCCTCCGAAGCCCACCGACCCTCTCAGTTTTCACCAACTTAAAACCAGTCCCAGCACCGAATAGAGGCAAAAAGTCTTTGGCAACTAAACTCTGCCATTTGAAAAACCACAGGACGGGCGATTCAGAAGTATTTCCACATCTGTCCAGGACTACCTCACAGGACAATACTTATCTCAGTGGAGGTAATAATGGCATCCAAGAGAGCAATAATGACAATCACTGTGAGAGTGCACTGAATCCTGAGCCAGTCCCGGGTTGCAGTACAAGCCCTCAGCTGACTGAGAGGCAAGATGGTTCAGCATCAGGTGACTGGCTTCACCTCTACGATACATCTGTGGGCCGGACAGTTTACGTCAACAAAGTGACTGGGCTCAGCCGATACGAGGACCCGCCTACTGAAGAAACACAAGTGTGCTGTACATCTGATATCACCAATATGGCGGTCAGCGTCTTCTCTGAAATGG GGATGGAATACAGATGTTACCCCTTTCAGGTGGATCAAGTGTTGCCCTTCCTTCCTAAATCCAGGACAGAAAGAGTGATTAGTTCAGTGCTAGATTATAGAG ACGACAGTGTTGAGAGCTCCAACTCCCTTACTTCACTGTATTCAAAATGGAATAACCCTGTGTTTGTCCGACCTCCTATG GTTGGTGTGGACATATCAAGTGGGCAAGCTGACGGACTGGCTGTCAAGGTCCACAACATCCTGTTTCCATACCGTTTTTCTAAGGCCATGATTCGCTCAATGAAG GTCGTTCATCAAGTGGATAAGAAGTTTCTTGCATGTCTCATCAATACAAGAGATGAAAAGCCTGCAGCACTCACAGAAACTGAAG GAAACCTTCTGGTGCTGGTGGATCAGCACGCTGCACACGAGAGAGTTCGACTTGAAAATTTAGTTGCAG ATTCCTATGAAGATGACCCAGATGCACCAGGGGAGAGACGTCTGTGTTCATCAACCATTTTGCCACCTCTTGTGATCAGTGTGACAGAAGAGGAGCTAAGGCTGCTTAG GTCTTGTCAGCCACATTTGCGGAGTTTGGGCCTGGAAGTGAAGTTCTCCCACGCAGCGGATCCACAAGTTCTTGTAGGGAAGGTACCACTGTGCTTTATGGAAAAGGAGAGCAATGAGGTCAGGCGAGGGAGACCATCTGTTATCAAGCCTATTCTCGAG GAGTATCTTCGTGAGCAGATTGAG
- the mlh3 gene encoding DNA mismatch repair protein Mlh3 isoform X2: MNTMIKCLPKEVQGKLRSGIAIPSLQQCVEELILNSIDAEATCVGVRMDMEAFKVQVIDNGVGMSADDMECVGNRYYTSKCNSVEDLDNLSWYGFRGEALASVVSLATLVEISSRTRSSVKTHVKIYKGGKGMGVFEAETARPSAGTTVVICNFFHNMPVRRKRMDAVLEGERIRHRVEAISLMHPCVSFTLKNDCTGAMIVQLPKARDTYHRFVQIHSLGRAQKLGEISYTHGQFEVIGYIGREGHYNSSLQFLYVNNRLLLKTQIHKLLNFLLRRLSSSNQKNDSPELQSTIRTPKHKRSQELHGVYVINIKCSYLEYDICLEPSKTLIEFKDWDGILLCMEEAVKAFLSRENLVAALSQDDLDYVSPKLFGIHNTDQEGHNSGSGGPSATAAPTLDCCIGMKLASNSVHRKRKDYCLSENSVCQESGLMECKEGTEQLGQEKITANELEKIKGEGSDNKDRRDEPLGDPPRLEPASDNEITEEEGPTFSEAGESSQILCMSNSVRQLESEKVEFSKEIEIRLNNTSSTSNVTSLDSITQLIQPELDSTEQILLDCQAPGGHGQILQSNRKISLSDPYIHESLKTQDLSQINKSVNQVQILAQTCEDRSFASKRKISLDAGRQKLCTDFAPIIPPKIPKIVTCQKLSLCKELGSLEKFRRVYGKSDELKLPSEEKHQEDNTRLPQTQRFALNSQNLLVCEKDQQDGDVTEREETQAGLRSPPTLSVFTNLKPVPAPNRGKKSLATKLCHLKNHRTGDSEVFPHLSRTTSQDNTYLSGGNNGIQESNNDNHCESALNPEPVPGCSTSPQLTERQDGSASGDWLHLYDTSVGRTVYVNKVTGLSRYEDPPTEETQVCCTSDITNMAVSVFSEMDDSVESSNSLTSLYSKWNNPVFVRPPMVGVDISSGQADGLAVKVHNILFPYRFSKAMIRSMKVVHQVDKKFLACLINTRDEKPAALTETEGNLLVLVDQHAAHERVRLENLVADSYEDDPDAPGERRLCSSTILPPLVISVTEEELRLLRSCQPHLRSLGLEVKFSHAADPQVLVGKVPLCFMEKESNEVRRGRPSVIKPILEEYLREQIELLRSTGRVRGTLPLTVLKVLASLACHGAIKFNDSLSRDECYSLVASLSSCHLPFQCAHGRPSIAPLVDILHLDKDQKELQKPNLQKLRRMYKAWELYGNR; encoded by the exons ATGAACACCATGATTAAGTGTTTGCCTAAAGAGGTTCAGGGGAAACTCCGCTCCGGTATTGCTATACCGTCACTTCAGCAGTGCGTAGAGGAGCTTATCCTGAACAGTATCGATGCCGAGGCGACCTGTGTGGGAGTCAGGATGGACATGGAGGCGTTCAAAGTTCAGGTGATCGACAACGGTGTTGGGATGAGCGCTGACGATATGGAGTGCGTGGGAAACCGATACTATACAAGCAAATGCAACTCTGTTGAAGATCTGGACAACCTCAGTTGGTATGGTTTCAGAGGGGAAGCCCTGGCAAGTGTAGTTTCTCTCGCCACACTTGTTGAAATCTCATCCCGGACCAGATCGTCAGTGAAAACTCATGTCAAAATCTACAAGGGTGGCAAAGGCATGGGTGTATTTGAGGCAGAGACTGCACGACCCTCTGCAGGGACAACTGTTGTCATTTGTAACTTCTTCCACAACATGCCAGTCCGGAGAAAAAGGATGGATGCTGTACTGGAGGGTGAGAGGATCAGACACAGAGTAGAGGCTATTTCTCTGATGCATCCCTGTGTATCTTTTACCCTGAAGAATGACTGCACTGGAGCCATGATTGTGCAGCTTCCTAAAGCCAGAGACACCTACCACAGGTTTGTTCAGATACACAGCCTCGGGCGAGCACAGAAACTTGGAGAAATCAGCTACACGCACGGACAGTTTGAAGTGATCGGTTATATTGGCAGAGAGGGCCACTACAACAGCAGCTTACAGTTCCTGTATGTAAATAACAGATTGCTactgaaaacacagatacacaagcTGCTGAACTTTCTCCTACGCAGACTGAGCAGTTCAAATCAGAAAAATGACAGTCCGGAGTTGCAATCTACCATCAGGACTCCAAAGCACAAACGAAGCCAAGAGCTGCATGGAGTATATGTCATCAATATCAAATGCTCTTACTTGGAGTATGACATATGTCTAGAGCCTTCCAAAACTCTGATAGAGTTCAAAGATTGGGATGGTATTTTGCTCTGTATGGAAGAGGCAGTGAAAGCTTTCCTCAGCAGGGAGAACTTGGTGGCTGCACTTTCTCAAGATGACTTGGACTATGTATCTCCCAAACTGTTTGGCATTCACAATACAGACCAAGAGGGGCACAACAGTGGCAGTGGTGGCCCTTCAGCTACCGCTGCTCCCACGCTAGATTGCTGTATTGGAATGAAACTGGCATCTAATTCTGTTCATCGTAAACGCAAAGATTACTGTTtaagtgaaaacagtgtttgcCAGGAGTCTGGTCTGATGGAGTGCAAAGAAGGGACTGAACAACTGGGACAGGAAAAGATAACTGCAAATGAGTTGGAGAAGATAAAAGGTGAAGGAAGTGATAACAAAGATCGTAGAGATGAGCCACTGGGTGATCCGCCAAGACTAGAACCTGCATCTGATAATGAAATTACTGAAGAAGAGGGGCCAACATTTAGTGAAGCTGGGGAAAGCTCTCAGATTTTATGTATGTCAAATTCAGTTCGACAACTAGAAAGTGAAAAAGTGGAATTTTCAAAAGAAATTGAGATAAGACTAAACAATACTTCCTCAACCAGCAATGTGACTTCACTAGACAGCATCACCCAACTTATTCAGCCTGAATTAGACAGTACTGAGCAAATATTACTGGACTGCCAGGCCCCAGGAGGGCATGGACAGATTTTACAGAGCAACAGAAAGATCAGTCTGTCTGATCCATATATTCATGAAAGTCTGAAGACTCAGGACTTGTCCCAAATCAACAAGTCAGTAAATCAGGTGCAAATTTTAGCACAGACATGCGAAGACAGATCCTTTGCATCAAAACGCAAAATCTCACTAGACGCAGGCCGTCAAAAACTATGCACAGACTTTGCTCCTATTATTCCCCCAAAGATTCCCAAGATTGTAACTTGTCAAAAATTGTCTTTATGTAAGGAGTTGGGATCTCTTGAGAAGTTTAGAAGAGTATATGGTAAATCTGATGAACTGAAATTACCCTCTGAAGAGAAACATCAAGAGGATAATACTAGACTCCCTCAGACGCAAAGATTTGCTTTGAATTCCCAGAATTTGTTGGTTTGCGAGAAAGATCAGCAAGATGGTGATGttacagaaagagaagagacacaGGCCGGCCTCCGAAGCCCACCGACCCTCTCAGTTTTCACCAACTTAAAACCAGTCCCAGCACCGAATAGAGGCAAAAAGTCTTTGGCAACTAAACTCTGCCATTTGAAAAACCACAGGACGGGCGATTCAGAAGTATTTCCACATCTGTCCAGGACTACCTCACAGGACAATACTTATCTCAGTGGAGGTAATAATGGCATCCAAGAGAGCAATAATGACAATCACTGTGAGAGTGCACTGAATCCTGAGCCAGTCCCGGGTTGCAGTACAAGCCCTCAGCTGACTGAGAGGCAAGATGGTTCAGCATCAGGTGACTGGCTTCACCTCTACGATACATCTGTGGGCCGGACAGTTTACGTCAACAAAGTGACTGGGCTCAGCCGATACGAGGACCCGCCTACTGAAGAAACACAAGTGTGCTGTACATCTGATATCACCAATATGGCGGTCAGCGTCTTCTCTGAAATGG ACGACAGTGTTGAGAGCTCCAACTCCCTTACTTCACTGTATTCAAAATGGAATAACCCTGTGTTTGTCCGACCTCCTATG GTTGGTGTGGACATATCAAGTGGGCAAGCTGACGGACTGGCTGTCAAGGTCCACAACATCCTGTTTCCATACCGTTTTTCTAAGGCCATGATTCGCTCAATGAAG GTCGTTCATCAAGTGGATAAGAAGTTTCTTGCATGTCTCATCAATACAAGAGATGAAAAGCCTGCAGCACTCACAGAAACTGAAG GAAACCTTCTGGTGCTGGTGGATCAGCACGCTGCACACGAGAGAGTTCGACTTGAAAATTTAGTTGCAG ATTCCTATGAAGATGACCCAGATGCACCAGGGGAGAGACGTCTGTGTTCATCAACCATTTTGCCACCTCTTGTGATCAGTGTGACAGAAGAGGAGCTAAGGCTGCTTAG GTCTTGTCAGCCACATTTGCGGAGTTTGGGCCTGGAAGTGAAGTTCTCCCACGCAGCGGATCCACAAGTTCTTGTAGGGAAGGTACCACTGTGCTTTATGGAAAAGGAGAGCAATGAGGTCAGGCGAGGGAGACCATCTGTTATCAAGCCTATTCTCGAG GAGTATCTTCGTGAGCAGATTGAG